Proteins encoded in a region of the Plectropomus leopardus isolate mb unplaced genomic scaffold, YSFRI_Pleo_2.0 unplaced_scaffold12360, whole genome shotgun sequence genome:
- the LOC121963749 gene encoding sodium- and chloride-dependent creatine transporter 1-like, which yields MSLCTTQSLVHRVRSIFCSKLNFTSLPLCPSVSCSPTHFCSLSFTLHSLFQFVGVEGLITGIMDMLPPKSALGSLRREVVAAICCVICFLIDMSMVTEGGMYVFQLFDYYSASGITLLWQAFWECVVIAWVYGADRFMDDVARMIGYQPLPYMKWCWSYITPFVCVVSNGGKQSLSLKD from the exons ATGTCTCTGTGCACAACACAGAGTCTTGTTCACAGAGTTAGAAGTATATTTTGTAGCAAATTAAACTTCACTTCCCTACctttgtgtccctctgtctcttgcTCTCCCACTCACTTTTGTTCTCTCTCATTCACTCTGCACTCTCTCTTCCAGTTTGTAGGGGTAGAGGGTTTGATAACGGGAATCATGGACATGCTACCGCCTAAATCTGCCCTGGGCTCCCTGCGGCGAGAGGTGGTAGCAGCCATCTGCTGCGTCATCTGCTTTCTGATCGACATGTCTATGGTCACAGAG GGAGGGATGTATGTCTTCCAGCTGTTTGACTACTACTCTGCCAGTGGCATCACTCTGCTGTGGCAGGCTTTCTGGGAGTGTGTGGTGATTGCATGGGTCTATG GCGCAGACCGTTTCATGGATGACGTGGCTCGTATGATTGGCTATCAGCCCCTACCCTACATGAAGTGGTGCTGGTCCTACATCACACCTTTTGTCTGTGTGGTAAGTAACGGTGGAAAACAATCCCTGTCACTTAAGGATTGa